The proteins below come from a single Pseudomonas chlororaphis genomic window:
- a CDS encoding alginate biosynthesis protein: MTTPQNNNAPHSLWERACSRWDQRSVSDVSSGLHREQARSHIRSGYCALALAISLAGCAGLPDQRLANEALKRGDTALAQQNYQQLADLGYSEAQVGLADIQVDSRDPEQMRKAEATYRAAADISPRAQARLGRLLVAKPGSTEAEKHEAEGLLKKAFANGEGNTLIPLAMLYLQYPHSFPNVNAQQQISQWRSAGYPEAGLAQILLYRTQGTYDQHLDEVEKVCKAALATTDICYVELATVYQKRGQPEQQAELIKQMQAGHARGVVSAQRVDSVARVLADASLGKTDEKTAQSLLEGIAPGYPAAWVSLAQLLYDFPELGDVDKMMQYLENGRAADQPRAELLLGKLYYEGKWVPADAKAAEAHFQKAVGREVAADYYLGQIYRRGYLGQVYSQKALDHLLKAARNGQNSADFAIAQLFSQGKGTKPNPVNAYVFSQLAKVQNTPQAIELAQTLEAQLPPQQLAQAQRLLKQEQAIRGAMSPDTLELQALKEDDGEEQL, encoded by the coding sequence GTGACCACTCCACAAAACAACAACGCACCGCATTCCCTGTGGGAGCGAGCTTGCTCGCGATGGGATCAGCGCAGTGTGTCTGATGTATCGAGCGGCCTGCATCGCGAGCAAGCTCGCTCCCACATTCGATCGGGGTACTGCGCACTGGCCTTGGCAATCAGCCTGGCCGGCTGCGCCGGCCTGCCCGACCAGCGCCTGGCCAACGAAGCGCTCAAGCGCGGCGACACGGCGCTGGCGCAGCAGAACTACCAGCAGTTGGCAGACCTGGGCTACAGCGAAGCCCAGGTCGGCCTGGCCGATATTCAGGTGGACAGCCGTGATCCGGAGCAGATGAGAAAAGCCGAGGCGACCTACCGCGCCGCCGCCGACATCTCGCCACGGGCCCAGGCGCGCCTGGGTCGCCTGCTGGTGGCCAAACCCGGCTCCACCGAAGCCGAAAAGCACGAAGCCGAAGGCCTGTTGAAAAAAGCCTTCGCCAACGGTGAAGGCAACACCCTGATCCCGCTGGCGATGCTGTACCTGCAATACCCGCACAGTTTCCCGAACGTCAACGCCCAGCAGCAGATCAGCCAATGGCGCAGCGCCGGCTACCCGGAAGCGGGCCTGGCGCAGATCCTGCTCTACCGCACCCAGGGCACCTACGACCAGCACCTGGACGAAGTCGAGAAAGTCTGCAAGGCCGCGTTGGCCACCACCGACATCTGCTACGTCGAACTGGCCACGGTCTATCAGAAGCGCGGCCAGCCGGAACAGCAGGCCGAGTTGATCAAGCAGATGCAGGCCGGTCACGCCCGCGGCGTCGTATCCGCCCAGCGCGTGGACAGTGTTGCCCGGGTCCTGGCCGATGCCAGCCTGGGCAAGACCGACGAAAAAACCGCCCAGTCGCTGCTCGAAGGCATCGCCCCCGGCTACCCCGCTGCCTGGGTCAGCCTGGCGCAGTTGCTCTACGATTTCCCTGAACTGGGCGACGTCGACAAGATGATGCAGTACCTGGAAAACGGCCGCGCCGCCGACCAGCCGCGTGCCGAGCTGTTGCTGGGCAAGCTGTACTACGAAGGCAAGTGGGTCCCGGCCGATGCCAAGGCCGCCGAGGCACATTTCCAGAAAGCCGTGGGCCGCGAAGTGGCCGCCGATTACTACCTCGGCCAGATCTATCGCCGTGGCTACCTGGGCCAGGTGTACTCGCAAAAAGCCCTGGACCATCTGCTCAAGGCCGCCCGCAACGGCCAGAACAGCGCCGACTTCGCCATTGCCCAGTTGTTCTCCCAGGGCAAGGGCACCAAGCCCAACCCGGTCAACGCCTATGTATTCAGCCAGTTGGCCAAGGTACAGAACACCCCGCAAGCCATCGAACTTGCCCAGACCCTCGAAGCCCAATTACCGCCGCAGCAACTTGCACAAGCCCAGCGCCTGCTAAAACAGGAGCAGGCCATTCGGGGCGCCATGAGCCCCGATACGCTGGAACTGCAAGCCCTAAAAGAAGATGACGGCGAGGAACAACTATGA
- a CDS encoding alginate regulatory protein, whose translation MKLNPFVQAGIGLTCALLWSCPTLAALTETKNFGLEVKITGQSEDDRDLGTQSGGDVNGIGLDLRPWVYGESGNWSAYAMAQAVTSTDIIETDTLQQSDGATEQTDSGDREAKKSYLAMREFWIGYSGLTPYPGEQLKFGRQRLRNDDGQWRDTNIEALNWTFDTTLLRANLGVAERFSEYRTDLKELSPKDKDRLHVYGDVGYQWMPGQWAGIRAHHTHDNGSLDYPTPGEPTDTLDKTQNGDLTWLGLEANSDAYNWRNTNTVNYWASITGMTGDRDTVNALNADGTRPAQAKRSDDVDGWATDLGIRLRLDPQWQVGAAYARASEDYEQNGLQSNRSNFTGTRSRVHRFGEAFRGEMANTQSASLFGSWQLRDEYDASLVYHKFWRVDGNKPVGSNGINAVQNNTDDVTGAILSTSTLPLRDGDKDLGQEVDLVVTKYFKQGLLPAALSQSIDEPSALVRFRGGVFKPGDAYGKEVDSYMHRAFVDVIWRF comes from the coding sequence TTGAAGCTCAATCCTTTTGTGCAGGCCGGTATTGGCCTGACATGCGCCCTGCTCTGGTCCTGCCCGACGCTGGCCGCCCTGACTGAAACCAAGAACTTCGGCCTGGAAGTGAAGATCACCGGCCAGTCCGAAGACGACCGCGACCTCGGCACCCAGAGCGGTGGCGACGTCAACGGTATCGGCCTGGACCTGCGCCCTTGGGTCTATGGTGAAAGCGGTAACTGGAGCGCCTACGCCATGGCTCAGGCCGTGACCTCCACCGACATCATCGAAACGGACACCCTGCAACAATCCGACGGCGCCACCGAACAGACCGACAGCGGCGACCGCGAAGCCAAGAAAAGCTACCTGGCAATGCGTGAATTCTGGATTGGCTACAGCGGCCTGACCCCGTACCCGGGCGAGCAATTGAAGTTCGGCCGCCAGCGCCTGCGCAACGACGACGGCCAATGGCGCGACACCAATATCGAGGCCCTGAACTGGACCTTCGACACCACGTTGCTGCGGGCCAACCTCGGCGTTGCCGAACGCTTCAGCGAGTACCGCACCGACCTCAAGGAACTGTCGCCCAAGGACAAGGATCGCCTGCACGTCTATGGCGACGTCGGCTACCAGTGGATGCCAGGCCAGTGGGCCGGGATCCGTGCCCACCACACCCATGACAACGGCAGCCTCGACTACCCGACCCCGGGCGAGCCTACCGACACCCTGGACAAGACCCAGAACGGCGACTTGACCTGGCTGGGCCTGGAAGCCAACAGCGACGCCTACAACTGGCGCAACACCAACACCGTCAACTACTGGGCCAGCATCACCGGCATGACCGGCGACCGCGACACCGTCAATGCGCTCAATGCCGACGGCACGCGCCCGGCGCAAGCCAAGCGCAGCGATGACGTCGACGGCTGGGCCACCGACCTGGGTATCCGCCTGCGCCTCGACCCGCAATGGCAAGTCGGTGCGGCCTATGCCCGCGCCAGCGAGGACTACGAACAAAACGGTCTGCAGAGCAACCGCTCGAACTTCACCGGCACGCGCTCGCGGGTCCACCGTTTCGGCGAAGCCTTCCGCGGCGAAATGGCCAACACCCAGAGCGCCAGCCTGTTCGGCTCCTGGCAGTTGCGCGACGAATACGACGCCAGCCTGGTGTACCACAAGTTCTGGCGCGTAGACGGCAACAAGCCGGTGGGCAGCAACGGCATCAACGCCGTGCAGAACAACACCGACGACGTCACCGGCGCCATCCTGTCCACCTCGACCCTGCCGCTGCGTGACGGCGACAAGGACCTGGGCCAGGAAGTCGACCTCGTCGTCACCAAGTACTTCAAGCAAGGTCTGTTGCCTGCCGCGTTGAGCCAGTCCATCGATGAGCCATCGGCGCTGGTGCGCTTCCGTGGCGGTGTGTTCAAGCCAGGCGATGCCTACGGCAAAGAGGTCGATTCGTACATGCATCGCGCCTTTGTCGACGTGATCTGGCGCTTCTGA
- a CDS encoding poly(beta-D-mannuronate) C5 epimerase: MNRYLRNSQAMKGSISLLVAAMLLAGSPAFANVEPAVKPGNVVKELQRAKTYTVNSAPTAPLELAKPTLPDLKGFTAEAAAAKIVRTKTGKVSVRRMMQENALKDFIGGDNKMAEWVVRQHGIPQAIFLDDGYMNLKDVAKKVPKYIIETSPGVYLAKIPIVVGQKGILEIDKQTQELRLSQEGGSFLVNDGQMFIRDTKVTGWREKDNGPATFRSPKEFRPFLLSWGGTETYIVNTKMASFGYSNSKSYGVSISQYTPNMAKVLKRPEPTGWIIGSEFSDMWYGFYCYETRDFVVKSNTYKDNIVYGIDPHDRSHRLIIADNTVYGTKKKHGIIISREVNDSFIFNNRSYDNKLSGLVIDRNSVNNIIAYNEIYKNHTDGITLYESADNLLWDNKVISNQRHGIRIRNSVNIRLYENVSMANGLTGIYGHIKDLSDTDRDIKLDPFDAEVSLIVVGGELAANGSGPLSIDSPLSVELYRVSMLAPTKSSGISFTGILGERQDEILDLLVRQQKAVLIDPVESQTELRD, from the coding sequence ATGAACCGCTACCTCAGGAACAGCCAGGCGATGAAAGGTTCGATCAGCCTGTTGGTCGCAGCGATGCTGCTGGCCGGCTCGCCGGCGTTCGCCAACGTTGAACCGGCGGTCAAGCCAGGCAACGTGGTCAAGGAACTGCAACGCGCCAAGACCTACACCGTCAACAGCGCGCCGACCGCGCCGCTGGAACTGGCCAAGCCGACCTTGCCCGACCTTAAGGGTTTCACCGCCGAAGCGGCCGCGGCCAAGATCGTGCGGACCAAGACCGGCAAGGTCAGCGTGCGCCGGATGATGCAGGAAAACGCCTTGAAGGACTTCATCGGCGGCGACAACAAGATGGCCGAGTGGGTGGTGCGCCAGCACGGCATCCCCCAGGCCATCTTCCTCGACGACGGCTACATGAACCTCAAGGACGTGGCCAAGAAGGTGCCCAAGTACATCATCGAGACCTCGCCCGGTGTCTACCTGGCGAAGATCCCGATCGTGGTCGGCCAGAAAGGCATCCTGGAAATCGACAAACAGACCCAGGAACTGCGCCTGTCCCAGGAGGGCGGCTCGTTCCTGGTCAACGATGGCCAGATGTTCATCCGCGACACCAAGGTCACCGGCTGGCGTGAAAAGGACAACGGCCCCGCCACGTTCCGCTCGCCCAAGGAATTCCGTCCGTTCCTGCTGTCCTGGGGCGGCACCGAGACCTACATCGTCAATACCAAGATGGCCAGCTTCGGTTACTCCAACAGTAAGTCGTACGGGGTGAGTATTTCCCAGTACACGCCGAACATGGCCAAGGTCCTCAAGCGTCCGGAACCGACCGGCTGGATCATCGGTTCCGAGTTCTCGGACATGTGGTACGGCTTCTACTGCTACGAGACCCGCGACTTCGTGGTCAAGAGCAACACCTACAAAGACAACATCGTCTACGGCATCGACCCCCACGACCGTTCCCATCGGCTGATCATCGCCGACAACACGGTCTACGGGACGAAGAAGAAGCACGGGATCATCATTTCCCGTGAGGTCAACGACAGCTTCATCTTCAACAACCGCAGCTACGACAACAAGCTCTCGGGCCTGGTGATCGACCGTAACAGCGTCAACAACATCATTGCCTACAACGAGATCTACAAGAACCACACCGACGGCATCACCCTCTACGAGAGTGCCGACAACCTGTTGTGGGACAACAAGGTGATCAGCAACCAGCGTCACGGCATCCGGATTCGTAACAGCGTGAACATCCGCCTCTACGAAAACGTATCCATGGCCAACGGCCTGACCGGGATCTACGGCCACATCAAGGACCTGTCCGACACCGACCGCGACATCAAGCTCGACCCGTTCGACGCCGAGGTTTCGCTGATCGTGGTGGGTGGTGAACTGGCTGCCAACGGCAGCGGCCCACTGTCCATCGACTCGCCCTTGAGCGTGGAGCTGTACCGCGTGTCCATGCTCGCGCCGACCAAATCCAGCGGCATCAGCTTCACGGGAATCCTGGGTGAACGCCAGGATGAAATTCTCGACCTGCTGGTGCGCCAGCAGAAAGCCGTGCTGATCGACCCTGTCGAAAGCCAGACCGAATTGCGGGACTGA
- a CDS encoding alginate O-acetyltransferase, producing the protein MNPQMIKLLGLSALTAGILAATSGARADEIQAPTFTAEPCCNLCPAAHDAKNYTTRYQQNFTTLVQAQGDWLFRTQEDLRTEFNTTPAGYKRLQQLHDAFKAKGVELVLVYQPTRGLVNRNKLNPQEKASFDFDKALTNYKTMLGRFAQMGYVVPDLSPLTNENLPETLPAHDFYFRGDQHWTPYGAQRTAKIVAEKVKQLPAFADIPKREFETKKSGRMGKTGTLHNMAGQLCGTSYAIQYMDQFTTEPKGEAGDGDLFGDSGNPQITLVGTSHSGKNYNFAGFLEEAIGADILNVAFPGGGFEGAMIQYLGSEEFQKNPPKILIWEFSPLYRLDQETIYRQMMALLDNNGCEGKPALMSSKTALKPGKNELMVNSKNMDLRNSSHQIDIRFADTSVKTLQATLWYMNGRHEDIKIEKPDTSETDGRFAFQLRTDEDWASQNLLALEVQGPEAGAAPLQVEAKVCKRNASVQAEQTAQIGQ; encoded by the coding sequence ATGAACCCACAGATGATCAAGCTTCTGGGCCTGTCCGCCCTGACTGCCGGCATTCTCGCCGCCACCTCGGGCGCGCGCGCCGATGAAATCCAGGCACCGACCTTCACGGCCGAGCCTTGCTGCAACCTGTGCCCTGCGGCCCACGATGCGAAGAACTACACCACGCGCTACCAGCAGAACTTCACCACGCTGGTCCAGGCCCAGGGCGACTGGCTGTTCCGGACCCAGGAAGACCTGCGTACCGAGTTCAACACCACCCCGGCCGGCTACAAGCGCCTGCAACAATTGCATGACGCGTTCAAGGCCAAGGGTGTCGAACTGGTGCTGGTCTACCAGCCGACCCGTGGCCTGGTGAACCGCAACAAGCTCAACCCCCAGGAGAAGGCCAGTTTCGATTTCGACAAGGCCCTGACCAACTACAAGACCATGCTGGGCCGCTTCGCCCAGATGGGTTACGTGGTGCCGGACCTGTCGCCGCTGACCAACGAAAACCTGCCTGAAACCCTCCCGGCCCACGACTTCTACTTCCGTGGCGACCAACACTGGACGCCTTACGGTGCCCAGCGCACGGCCAAGATCGTTGCCGAGAAGGTCAAGCAGCTCCCGGCCTTCGCCGACATTCCCAAGCGTGAATTCGAGACCAAGAAGTCCGGCCGCATGGGCAAGACCGGCACCCTGCACAACATGGCCGGCCAACTGTGCGGCACCAGCTATGCCATCCAGTATATGGACCAGTTCACCACCGAGCCGAAGGGCGAGGCTGGTGACGGCGACCTGTTCGGTGATTCCGGCAACCCGCAGATCACCCTCGTGGGCACCAGCCACAGTGGCAAGAACTACAACTTCGCCGGTTTCCTGGAAGAAGCCATCGGCGCCGACATCCTCAACGTGGCCTTCCCCGGCGGCGGTTTCGAGGGCGCCATGATCCAGTACCTGGGCAGCGAAGAGTTCCAGAAGAACCCGCCGAAGATCCTCATCTGGGAGTTCTCGCCGCTGTATCGCCTGGACCAGGAAACCATCTACCGCCAGATGATGGCGTTGCTCGACAACAACGGCTGTGAAGGCAAGCCGGCGCTGATGAGCAGCAAGACCGCCCTCAAGCCGGGCAAGAACGAATTGATGGTCAATAGCAAGAATATGGACCTGCGTAACAGCAGTCACCAGATCGACATCCGCTTCGCCGATACCTCGGTGAAAACCTTGCAAGCCACCCTCTGGTACATGAATGGGCGCCACGAGGATATCAAGATCGAAAAACCGGATACCTCCGAAACCGACGGGCGTTTCGCCTTCCAACTGCGCACCGACGAAGACTGGGCTTCCCAGAACCTGCTGGCCCTGGAAGTCCAGGGGCCTGAAGCCGGTGCAGCCCCTCTGCAGGTGGAAGCGAAAGTCTGCAAACGCAACGCATCTGTGCAAGCCGAACAAACGGCTCAGATCGGACAATGA
- the algL gene encoding poly(beta-D-mannuronate) lyase (Depolymerizes alginate by cleaving the beta-1,4 glycosidic bond: may enhance the production of alginate by controlling the length of the polymer chain during export): MTRTTHTRTLKTLLAPSLLTLAMFAGATQAAAPLRPPQGYFAPIEKVKVGEASQGCDATPTPYTGSLQFRSKYEGSDKARATLNVQSEKAFRDSTADITKIERGVSKQVMQFMRDGRPEQLECTLNWLTTWAKADALMSKDFNHTGKSMRKWALGSMASAYVRLKFSESRPLANHQEQAQLIESWFSKMADQVVSDWDNLPLDKTNNHSYWAAWSVMATSVATNRRDLFDWAVKEYKVGVNQVDADGYLPNELKRKQRALSYHNYALPPLAMIASFAQVNGVDLRQENNGALKRLGDRVLAGVKDPEIFEEKNGEEQDMKDLKVDSKFAWLEPFCSLYSCPEDVLERKHEMQPFKTFRLGGDLTKVYDPANEKGSKGS; the protein is encoded by the coding sequence ATGACCAGAACCACGCATACCCGAACGTTGAAAACACTGCTGGCACCGTCCCTGCTGACCCTGGCGATGTTCGCCGGGGCCACGCAGGCGGCGGCCCCGCTGCGCCCGCCACAGGGCTACTTCGCACCGATCGAGAAGGTCAAGGTGGGCGAAGCCTCCCAAGGCTGCGATGCCACCCCGACGCCCTACACCGGTTCCCTGCAATTTCGCAGCAAGTACGAGGGCTCCGACAAGGCCCGCGCGACCCTGAACGTGCAATCGGAAAAAGCCTTTCGCGACAGCACCGCCGACATCACCAAGATCGAGCGCGGCGTCAGCAAGCAGGTGATGCAATTCATGCGTGACGGTCGCCCGGAACAATTGGAATGCACCCTGAACTGGCTGACCACCTGGGCCAAGGCCGATGCGCTGATGTCCAAGGACTTCAACCACACCGGCAAGTCCATGCGCAAATGGGCCCTGGGCAGCATGGCCTCGGCCTATGTGCGCTTGAAGTTCTCCGAGTCGCGGCCACTGGCCAACCATCAGGAACAAGCGCAACTGATCGAAAGCTGGTTCAGCAAGATGGCCGACCAGGTGGTCAGCGACTGGGACAACCTGCCGTTGGACAAGACCAACAACCACTCGTACTGGGCCGCCTGGTCGGTGATGGCCACCTCCGTGGCAACCAACCGCCGCGACCTGTTCGACTGGGCCGTCAAGGAATACAAGGTCGGGGTCAACCAGGTCGACGCCGACGGCTACCTGCCCAACGAACTCAAGCGCAAGCAACGGGCCTTGTCGTATCACAACTATGCCCTGCCGCCGCTGGCGATGATCGCCAGTTTCGCCCAGGTCAACGGTGTCGACCTGCGCCAGGAAAACAACGGTGCCCTCAAGCGGTTGGGTGACCGGGTGCTGGCCGGGGTGAAGGACCCGGAGATCTTCGAAGAGAAGAACGGCGAAGAGCAGGACATGAAGGATTTGAAGGTCGATTCGAAATTCGCCTGGCTCGAACCGTTCTGCAGCCTCTACAGCTGCCCCGAGGATGTGCTGGAACGCAAGCATGAAATGCAACCGTTCAAGACATTCCGCCTCGGCGGGGACTTGACCAAGGTGTATGACCCGGCCAACGAAAAAGGCAGCAAAGGTTCGTAG
- a CDS encoding poly(beta-D-mannuronate) O-acetylase yields MVFSSNVFLFLFLPIFLGLYYLSGQRYRNLLLLIASYVFYAWWRVDFLALFAAVTLWNYWIGLKVGAAGVRTKPAQRWLLLGVAVDLCILGYFKYANFGVDSLNAIMTSFGLEPFILTHVLLPIGISFYIFESISYIIDVYRGDTPATRNLIDFAAFVAIFPHLIAGPVLRFRDLADQFNNRTHTLDKFSEGCTRFMQGFIKKVFIADTLAVVADHCFALQNPTTGDAWLGALAYTAQLYFDFSGYSDMAIGLGLMMGFRFMENFKQPYISQSITEFWRRWHISLSTWLRDYLYITLGGNRKGTLMTYRNLFLTMLLGGLWHGANITYVIWGAWHGIWLAIEKAVGINTTPRTINPIRWALTFLLVVMGWVIFRAENLHVAGRMYGAMFSFGDWSLSELTRANLTGLQIATLVVAYVTLAFFGLRDFYTNRPPVKAKPEVNTEANGPATAQPGLIKAVPGDNPSAIHEPGYTVGVEAQVQPAYWTVDWSRYVMRALVLLLFIASILKLSAQSFSPFLYFQF; encoded by the coding sequence ATGGTATTTTCATCCAATGTGTTCCTGTTCCTGTTCTTGCCGATCTTTCTCGGCCTGTATTACTTGAGCGGGCAACGCTATCGCAACCTGCTGCTGCTGATTGCCAGCTATGTGTTCTATGCCTGGTGGCGGGTGGACTTCCTGGCCTTGTTCGCCGCCGTCACCCTGTGGAACTACTGGATCGGCCTGAAGGTCGGCGCCGCCGGCGTGCGGACCAAACCGGCCCAGCGCTGGCTGTTGCTCGGCGTGGCAGTGGACTTGTGCATCCTGGGCTACTTCAAATACGCCAACTTCGGCGTGGACAGCCTCAATGCGATCATGACCAGCTTCGGCCTGGAGCCGTTCATCCTGACCCACGTGCTGTTGCCGATCGGGATCTCGTTCTACATCTTCGAGTCCATCAGCTACATCATCGACGTCTATCGCGGTGACACCCCGGCCACCCGCAACCTGATCGACTTCGCGGCGTTCGTGGCGATTTTCCCGCACCTGATCGCCGGCCCCGTGTTGCGCTTTCGCGACCTGGCCGACCAGTTCAACAACCGCACCCACACCCTGGACAAGTTCTCCGAAGGCTGCACGCGCTTCATGCAGGGCTTCATCAAGAAAGTGTTCATCGCCGACACCCTGGCGGTGGTGGCCGACCATTGCTTCGCCCTGCAGAACCCGACCACCGGTGACGCCTGGCTCGGTGCGCTGGCCTACACCGCGCAGTTGTACTTCGACTTCTCCGGCTACAGCGACATGGCCATCGGCCTGGGCCTGATGATGGGTTTCCGCTTCATGGAAAACTTCAAGCAGCCCTACATCAGCCAATCGATCACCGAGTTCTGGCGCCGCTGGCACATCAGCCTGTCCACCTGGCTGCGCGACTACCTCTACATCACCCTGGGCGGTAACCGCAAAGGCACGTTGATGACCTACCGCAACCTGTTCCTGACCATGCTGCTCGGTGGCCTGTGGCACGGTGCGAACATCACCTACGTGATCTGGGGCGCCTGGCACGGCATCTGGCTGGCCATCGAGAAGGCCGTGGGCATCAACACCACCCCACGCACCATCAACCCGATCCGCTGGGCATTGACCTTCCTGCTGGTGGTCATGGGCTGGGTGATTTTCCGTGCCGAGAACCTGCACGTGGCCGGTCGCATGTACGGCGCCATGTTCAGCTTCGGCGACTGGTCGCTGTCGGAACTGACCCGCGCCAACCTCACCGGCCTGCAGATCGCCACGCTGGTGGTGGCCTACGTCACCCTCGCCTTCTTCGGCCTGCGCGACTTCTACACCAACCGTCCGCCGGTCAAGGCCAAGCCTGAAGTGAACACCGAGGCCAACGGCCCGGCCACCGCCCAACCGGGCCTGATCAAGGCCGTACCAGGCGACAACCCGTCGGCTATCCACGAACCCGGCTACACCGTCGGTGTCGAAGCCCAGGTGCAACCGGCCTACTGGACCGTGGACTGGTCGCGCTACGTGATGCGCGCCCTGGTACTGCTGCTGTTCATTGCCTCGATTCTCAAACTCTCGGCGCAAAGCTTCTCGCCGTTCCTTTACTTCCAGTTCTGA
- a CDS encoding alginate O-acetyltransferase: MTRSLRIFYVTLFMVILTALGLWSMRSFFGFNTNPDATVLNGRWAKAVETHYDDEFPIKRLGTNIWAALDYKLFNEGRKGVVLGRDQWLYSDEEFNPIVNEELNLQGNYALVEGVRQKLKEQGVTLVMAIVPAKARLYPEHLGEVKPSSIHANLYQDFHSRVAADKILAPDLLGPLQQAKQSGQQVFLRTDTHWTPEGAQVAAEHIAKAIAERTPLEGQPQRFVTEPAEKITHKGDLRQFLPLDPLFENLMPAQEPLVKRNTREADDQPAEGDALFADAQVPVALIGTSYSANPNWNFVGALKQALHSDVVNYAEDGHGPILPMLSYLKSDAFKNSPPQVLIWEFPERYLPVNNEIGDADPQWVAELKQAGARQQNVAANTPSETPDRAQN; encoded by the coding sequence ATGACCCGCTCATTACGCATCTTCTATGTCACGCTGTTCATGGTGATCCTGACGGCCCTGGGTCTCTGGTCGATGCGCAGCTTCTTCGGCTTCAACACCAACCCGGACGCGACCGTGCTCAACGGTCGCTGGGCCAAAGCCGTGGAAACGCACTACGACGACGAGTTCCCGATCAAGCGCCTGGGCACCAACATCTGGGCCGCGCTGGACTACAAGCTGTTCAACGAAGGCCGCAAGGGCGTGGTCCTGGGCCGCGACCAGTGGCTGTACAGCGACGAAGAGTTCAACCCGATCGTCAACGAAGAGCTGAACCTGCAAGGCAACTACGCGCTGGTCGAAGGCGTGCGCCAGAAGCTCAAGGAACAAGGCGTGACCCTGGTCATGGCGATCGTGCCGGCCAAGGCGCGGCTGTACCCCGAGCACCTGGGTGAAGTGAAGCCTTCGAGCATTCACGCCAACCTCTACCAGGATTTCCACAGCCGCGTGGCGGCTGACAAGATCCTCGCGCCCGACCTGCTTGGCCCCCTGCAACAGGCCAAGCAAAGCGGCCAGCAAGTGTTCCTGCGCACCGACACCCACTGGACTCCGGAAGGTGCCCAGGTCGCGGCCGAGCACATCGCCAAGGCGATTGCCGAACGCACGCCGCTGGAAGGCCAGCCACAGCGTTTCGTGACCGAGCCCGCGGAGAAAATCACCCACAAGGGCGACCTGCGCCAGTTCCTGCCACTCGATCCATTGTTCGAGAACCTGATGCCAGCCCAGGAGCCGCTGGTCAAACGCAACACCCGCGAAGCCGACGACCAGCCGGCCGAAGGCGACGCGCTGTTCGCCGATGCCCAGGTGCCCGTGGCCCTGATCGGCACCAGCTACAGCGCCAACCCCAACTGGAACTTCGTCGGTGCCCTCAAGCAAGCCCTGCACAGCGACGTCGTGAACTACGCCGAAGACGGCCACGGCCCGATTCTGCCGATGCTCAGCTACCTCAAGAGCGACGCCTTCAAGAACAGCCCGCCACAGGTGCTGATCTGGGAGTTTCCTGAACGTTACCTGCCTGTGAACAACGAAATCGGCGACGCCGACCCGCAGTGGGTCGCAGAGCTCAAGCAAGCCGGCGCGCGTCAACAGAACGTAGCCGCCAACACCCCATCCGAGACGCCCGACCGGGCGCAAAACTGA
- a CDS encoding alginate O-acetyltransferase, giving the protein MTFNTTPRRLAARSFKAVALVASMSALSLSAFAGDSALYGPVAPKGSSFVRIYNASNAEVSATVGSTNLNDVAPLASSDFSFMPGGDYSAKVGSQTVPVKLAPDHYYTLVNNASGQPQLIEEPPFKNKQKSLVRVQNLSDKALTLKTADGKTEVVPNVAAKGRGEREINPVKVSLALFEGDKKVGDLKPVALERGEAAVLYVTGSGSSLSPVWVKRPVSTR; this is encoded by the coding sequence ATGACTTTCAACACTACTCCTCGCCGTCTCGCCGCTCGCTCCTTCAAGGCTGTCGCCCTCGTCGCCAGCATGAGCGCCCTCTCGCTCTCCGCCTTTGCCGGTGACTCGGCCCTGTACGGCCCAGTCGCGCCAAAAGGCTCGAGCTTCGTGCGCATCTACAACGCCAGCAACGCCGAAGTCAGCGCCACCGTCGGCAGCACCAACCTCAACGACGTGGCCCCACTGGCCAGCAGCGACTTCAGCTTCATGCCTGGCGGCGACTACAGCGCCAAGGTCGGCAGCCAGACCGTCCCGGTCAAACTGGCTCCCGATCACTATTACACCCTGGTCAACAACGCCAGCGGCCAGCCTCAGCTGATCGAAGAACCACCGTTCAAGAACAAGCAGAAGTCCCTGGTGCGCGTGCAGAACCTCAGCGACAAGGCTCTGACCCTCAAGACCGCCGACGGCAAGACCGAAGTGGTCCCGAACGTGGCGGCCAAAGGCCGTGGCGAGCGTGAAATCAACCCGGTGAAAGTAAGCCTGGCGCTGTTTGAAGGCGACAAGAAAGTCGGCGACCTCAAGCCTGTGGCCCTGGAGCGTGGCGAAGCCGCCGTGCTCTACGTCACCGGTTCCGGCAGCAGCCTGTCGCCGGTATGGGTGAAACGCCCAGTGTCGACCCGCTGA